The Archangium primigenium genomic interval GCTCCCGTGCGCGCCCCTCGTGCGCGGGAGCCAAACTGGCTACCATCCGGCGCGCCGTCTTCCCGCCGTTGGTGTCGCCAGGATTCCATGCGTCCCGAGCCCCGACTCGCCGTCGTCTACGAACATCCCGAGTGGTTCAATCCGCTGTTCGCCGTCCTCGAGCGGCGCGGCATCCCCTACCTGCCGCTGCGCATCGACGAGCACCACTTCGACCTGAGTGAGCGCGAGCCCCCGGCGCCCGTCATCTTCAGCCGCGTGGCGATGAGCTCCTTCCTGCGCCAGGGCCAGCACGCCATCTTCTACGCCCAGTCGCTCTATGCCCACTGGGCGCAGGCGGGCGCGCGCATCATCAATGGCAATCCGGCCCTGGCGGTGGACACCTCCAAGGCGCGGCAGATGTCGCTCATCAACGCCCTGGGCTACGCCACGCCCGCCACGCGCGTGGTGCACCGCCGGGAGGACCTGCCGCGCGCCGCCCAGGGGCTGCGCTTTCCGCTCGTGGTGAAGGTCAACATCGGCGGCTCGGGCGCGGGCGTCGTCCGCTACGACAGCCTGGAGCAGCTCACCCAGGCCGTCGCCGAGGGCACCACCCCGGAGAGCATCGACAGCGTGCTGCTCGTGCAGGAGTTCATCCCCACGCGCGACCGGCGCGTCGTGCGTGCGGAGACCCTGGACGGCCGCTTCCTCTACGCCATCTCGCTGACGACGGACGGGGGCTCGTTCGATCTGTGCCCCGCGGATGCGTGCAGGGTCGGCAAACCCGCCATCACCATCACCCGGACCGACCTGGACGCGGACACCGTCCGGGCGGTGGAGGCCATCTCGCGCGCGGCCCACATGGAGCTGTGCGGCATCGAGTTCATGATCGACGAGCGCGACGGCTCCCGCCGCTTCTACGACATCAACGGCCTGTCCAACTTCGTGGCCAGACCCCTCGAGGTGCTCGGGTGGGATCCGCACGAGCAGCTGGTGGACTACCTGGAGAAGGTCCTCGCCACGGCGCGGCACGGGGAGGCGGCATGAGGTACGGCTTCTGGGCCCCCGTCTTCGGCGGCTGGCTGCGCAACGTGCGCGACGAGAACATGTCCGCCACGTGGGAGTACATGAGCCGGCTGTGCCGGCGCGCGGAGGAGATCGGCTACGACCTGACGCTCATCGCCGAGCTCAACCTCAACGACATCAAGGGCGTGCGCGAGCCGGCCCTGGACGCCTGGTCCACCGCCGCGGCGCTCGCGGCCGTGACGCGCACGCTCGAGCTCATGGTGGCGGTGCGGCCCAACTTCCACCACCCCGCGCTGTTCGCCAAGCAGGCGGCCAACATCGACCGCATCGCGGGGGGCCGGCTGTCGCTCAACGTGGTGTCCTCCTGGTGGGCGGACGAGGCCCGGCAGTACGGCCTGCCCTTCGACGAGCACGATGACCGCTATGGCCGCACCACCGAGTGGCTGCGCGTGGTGGACGGGCTGTGGTCCCAGACGCCTTTCAGCTTCGAGGGCCAGCGCTACCGGCTCCAGGACGCCATCTGCGAGCCCAAGCCCCTGGCCTCGCCCCGGCCCACGGTCTACGCGGGCGGGGAGTCCGAGACGGCCAAGCAGATGATCGCGCGGCAGTGTGACGCCTACGTGATGCACGGGGATGCGCCGGACGTCATCGCCGCCAAGGTCCAGGACATGCGCGCGCGCCGGGAGCGCGAGGGCCTGCCGCCCATGCGCTTCGGCATGGCCGCCTACGCCATCGTGCGCGACAGCCAGGCCGAGGCCGAGGCCGAGGTGGAGCGCATCACCACGCTGGACCCCGCGGCGCCGGGCTTCGCGAACTTCGAGCAGTGGCTGTCCGGCACCCAGCTGGAGCGCGAGCTGAAAATCAAGGAGTACTCGGTGTCCAACCGGGGGCTGCGGCCGGGCCTCGTCGGCACGCCCGCGCGCGTGCGCGAGCGCGTCGCCGAGTTCGAGGCCGCGGGCGTGGACCTGTTGCTGCTGCAGATGAGCCCCCAACTGGAGGAGATGGAGCGCTTCGCCGCGCACGTCATCTCCCCGAGGTCCTGATCATGCGTCGTGTTCACACCGGAGCCGTGGGCGTGGGGTGTCTGCTGGGTCTGCTCTGCGCGCCCCCGGCCGAGGCCGGGCTTCTGTCGGATGGGGTCCTGCGCGATGAGACCTACT includes:
- a CDS encoding ATP-grasp domain-containing protein, whose translation is MRPEPRLAVVYEHPEWFNPLFAVLERRGIPYLPLRIDEHHFDLSEREPPAPVIFSRVAMSSFLRQGQHAIFYAQSLYAHWAQAGARIINGNPALAVDTSKARQMSLINALGYATPATRVVHRREDLPRAAQGLRFPLVVKVNIGGSGAGVVRYDSLEQLTQAVAEGTTPESIDSVLLVQEFIPTRDRRVVRAETLDGRFLYAISLTTDGGSFDLCPADACRVGKPAITITRTDLDADTVRAVEAISRAAHMELCGIEFMIDERDGSRRFYDINGLSNFVARPLEVLGWDPHEQLVDYLEKVLATARHGEAA
- a CDS encoding LLM class flavin-dependent oxidoreductase, with translation MRYGFWAPVFGGWLRNVRDENMSATWEYMSRLCRRAEEIGYDLTLIAELNLNDIKGVREPALDAWSTAAALAAVTRTLELMVAVRPNFHHPALFAKQAANIDRIAGGRLSLNVVSSWWADEARQYGLPFDEHDDRYGRTTEWLRVVDGLWSQTPFSFEGQRYRLQDAICEPKPLASPRPTVYAGGESETAKQMIARQCDAYVMHGDAPDVIAAKVQDMRARREREGLPPMRFGMAAYAIVRDSQAEAEAEVERITTLDPAAPGFANFEQWLSGTQLERELKIKEYSVSNRGLRPGLVGTPARVRERVAEFEAAGVDLLLLQMSPQLEEMERFAAHVISPRS